One genomic window of Corvus moneduloides isolate bCorMon1 chromosome 14, bCorMon1.pri, whole genome shotgun sequence includes the following:
- the LOC116450795 gene encoding uncharacterized protein LOC116450795 isoform X3, with product MGCGRMSPALHLLLFLASCSLLQGMLLRPRDVKLEARNFHVWLHWKPDPSSPSYATYEVEWRNRTSNWTKADACGGNSRSSWVCELYFDRIHDIYWARVRAVARAIVGPPKLSWLLQDQILSVNITTPLTPYRRRAGSYKPVDRVLLKLWYWLHLYEGNLLVQQVPCKRSSEEVPCTFGHLKPSTQYCVRTVAADMARERSQEAEQCLMTPAGPAAGFPWVLAMPSAFFLLLLLSVAGLYFIQLHVLPSPPETRLPKALALQNSELSVAIQVPPLELEENPLALFLQTELPSHRPSTAGQASTTVPQLLCGLAQDVSGYCGNGFGPDCPEGRDPSCTHSQLGHAWDSQVPSRLEKDGETGDRDHVPEQLVPVGLTGNSYIGDRDSQTPQIWLPLHLQLYFKGQCPALGAGSHLPLPVPSRSCSQEYLQESLGTAGHWVRLSSVKIPASAEEEGGQLLSAPQPLLGGETEPEPGDSAVQRGYSEQAELGVSSPCQLLPSPLSVLRAPAFSGYEPRAPSGSEKWGHPGAPGL from the exons ATGGGCTGTGGTAGGAtgagccctgccctgcacctgctgctgttcctggccagctgctccctgctccagg ggATGCTACTGCGTCCACGGGATGTGAAGCTGGAGGCACGGAACTTCCACGTCTGGCTGCACTGGAAGCCAGACCCCAGCTCACCCAGCTATGCCACTTACGAGGTGGAGTGGAGGAACAG AACCTCGAACTGGACAAAGGCAGATGCCTGCGGGGGGAACAGCAGAAGCTCCTGGGTGTGTGAGCTGTATTTTGACAGGATTCACGATATCTACTGGGCACGGGTGAGAGCGGTGGCCAGAG CAATTGTTGGCCCCCCCAAGTTGTCCTGGCTGCTACAGGATCAAATCCTCAGCGTAAACATCACCACACCACTCACTCCCTACCGGAGAAGAGCTGGTTCCTACAAGCCAGTCGACCGAGTGCTGCTGAAGCTGTGGTACTGGCTACACCTGTACGAGGGGAACCTGCTTGTCCAGCAG GTACCCTGCAAACGGAGCAGTGAGGAAGTGCCTTGCACCTTTGGGCATCTGAAGCCCAGCACACAGTACTGTGTCCGGACGGTGGCTGCAGACATGGCAAGGGAGCGGAGCCAGGAGGCTGAGCAGTGCCTGATGACTCCAGCAGGCCCTGCAG CAGGCTTTCCCTGGGTCCTTGCCATGCCGAGTgccttcttcctgctgctgctactgaGTGTGGCTGGGCTCTACTTCATCCAGCTGCATGTCTTGCCCAGCCCTCCGGAGACGCGCCTCCCAAAAGCACTG GCTCTCCAGAACAGCGAGCTGAGTGTGGCCATACAGGTGCCTCCCCTCGAGCTTGAGGAGAACCCACTGGCCCTGTTCCTGCAGACTGAGCTCCCCTCCCACAGGCCAtccacagctgggcaggcaTCAACCACagtcccacagctcctctgcgGCCTTGCCCAGGATGTGAGTGGCTACTGTGGCAATGGGTTTGGCCCAGACTGCCCTGAGGGAAGGGACCCATCCTGCACCCACAGCCAGCTGGGGCACGCCTGGGATTCCCAGGTCCCATCACGGCTGGAGAAGGATGGGGAGACAGGTGATAGGGATCATGTGCCAGAACAGCTGGTGCCAGTGGGACTGACTGGAAACAGCTACAtaggtgacagggacagccagACACCTCAGATATGGCTCCCCCTGCACCTCCAGCTTTACTTTAAAggccagtgcccagccctgggcgCAGGCAGCCACCTTCCTCTGCCCGTGccgagcaggagctgcagccaggagtaCCTGCAGGAGAGTCTCGGCACGGCTGGACACTGGGTCCGGCTCAGCTCCGTGAAGATCCCGGCCAGTgcggaggaggagggagggcagctcctctctgctccccagcccctgctgggcGGCGAGACTGAGCCGGAGCCAGGTGACAGCGCCGTGCAGCGAGGCTACTCGGAGCAGGCAGAACTGGGTgtctccagcccctgccagctgctccccTCGCCCCTCAGCGTCCTGCGGGCGCCTGCCTTCTCTGGCTACGAGCCACGTGCCCCATCTGGCAGTGAGAAGTGGGGGCACCCTGGAGCTCCCGGGCTATGA
- the LOC116450795 gene encoding interferon lambda receptor 1-like isoform X2, producing MGCGRMSPALHLLLFLASCSLLQGMLLRPRDVKLEARNFHVWLHWKPDPSSPSYATYEVEWRNRTSNWTKADACGGNSRSSWVCELYFDRIHDIYWARVRAVARGEQSEWASSSELQLYRDTIVGPPKLSWLLQDQILSVNITTPLTPYRRRAGSYKPVDRVLLKLWYWLHLYEGNLLVQQVPCKRSSEEVPCTFGHLKPSTQYCVRTVAADMARERSQEAEQCLMTPAGPAGFPWVLAMPSAFFLLLLLSVAGLYFIQLHVLPSPPETRLPKALALQNSELSVAIQVPPLELEENPLALFLQTELPSHRPSTAGQASTTVPQLLCGLAQDVSGYCGNGFGPDCPEGRDPSCTHSQLGHAWDSQVPSRLEKDGETGDRDHVPEQLVPVGLTGNSYIGDRDSQTPQIWLPLHLQLYFKGQCPALGAGSHLPLPVPSRSCSQEYLQESLGTAGHWVRLSSVKIPASAEEEGGQLLSAPQPLLGGETEPEPGDSAVQRGYSEQAELGVSSPCQLLPSPLSVLRAPAFSGYEPRAPSGSEKWGHPGAPGL from the exons ATGGGCTGTGGTAGGAtgagccctgccctgcacctgctgctgttcctggccagctgctccctgctccagg ggATGCTACTGCGTCCACGGGATGTGAAGCTGGAGGCACGGAACTTCCACGTCTGGCTGCACTGGAAGCCAGACCCCAGCTCACCCAGCTATGCCACTTACGAGGTGGAGTGGAGGAACAG AACCTCGAACTGGACAAAGGCAGATGCCTGCGGGGGGAACAGCAGAAGCTCCTGGGTGTGTGAGCTGTATTTTGACAGGATTCACGATATCTACTGGGCACGGGTGAGAGCGGTGGCCAGAGGTGAGCAGTCCGAGTGGGCCAGTTCCAGCGAGCTGCAGCTATACAGAGACA CAATTGTTGGCCCCCCCAAGTTGTCCTGGCTGCTACAGGATCAAATCCTCAGCGTAAACATCACCACACCACTCACTCCCTACCGGAGAAGAGCTGGTTCCTACAAGCCAGTCGACCGAGTGCTGCTGAAGCTGTGGTACTGGCTACACCTGTACGAGGGGAACCTGCTTGTCCAGCAG GTACCCTGCAAACGGAGCAGTGAGGAAGTGCCTTGCACCTTTGGGCATCTGAAGCCCAGCACACAGTACTGTGTCCGGACGGTGGCTGCAGACATGGCAAGGGAGCGGAGCCAGGAGGCTGAGCAGTGCCTGATGACTCCAGCAGGCCCTGCAG GCTTTCCCTGGGTCCTTGCCATGCCGAGTgccttcttcctgctgctgctactgaGTGTGGCTGGGCTCTACTTCATCCAGCTGCATGTCTTGCCCAGCCCTCCGGAGACGCGCCTCCCAAAAGCACTG GCTCTCCAGAACAGCGAGCTGAGTGTGGCCATACAGGTGCCTCCCCTCGAGCTTGAGGAGAACCCACTGGCCCTGTTCCTGCAGACTGAGCTCCCCTCCCACAGGCCAtccacagctgggcaggcaTCAACCACagtcccacagctcctctgcgGCCTTGCCCAGGATGTGAGTGGCTACTGTGGCAATGGGTTTGGCCCAGACTGCCCTGAGGGAAGGGACCCATCCTGCACCCACAGCCAGCTGGGGCACGCCTGGGATTCCCAGGTCCCATCACGGCTGGAGAAGGATGGGGAGACAGGTGATAGGGATCATGTGCCAGAACAGCTGGTGCCAGTGGGACTGACTGGAAACAGCTACAtaggtgacagggacagccagACACCTCAGATATGGCTCCCCCTGCACCTCCAGCTTTACTTTAAAggccagtgcccagccctgggcgCAGGCAGCCACCTTCCTCTGCCCGTGccgagcaggagctgcagccaggagtaCCTGCAGGAGAGTCTCGGCACGGCTGGACACTGGGTCCGGCTCAGCTCCGTGAAGATCCCGGCCAGTgcggaggaggagggagggcagctcctctctgctccccagcccctgctgggcGGCGAGACTGAGCCGGAGCCAGGTGACAGCGCCGTGCAGCGAGGCTACTCGGAGCAGGCAGAACTGGGTgtctccagcccctgccagctgctccccTCGCCCCTCAGCGTCCTGCGGGCGCCTGCCTTCTCTGGCTACGAGCCACGTGCCCCATCTGGCAGTGAGAAGTGGGGGCACCCTGGAGCTCCCGGGCTATGA
- the LOC116450795 gene encoding interferon lambda receptor 1-like isoform X1, translating to MGCGRMSPALHLLLFLASCSLLQGMLLRPRDVKLEARNFHVWLHWKPDPSSPSYATYEVEWRNRTSNWTKADACGGNSRSSWVCELYFDRIHDIYWARVRAVARGEQSEWASSSELQLYRDTIVGPPKLSWLLQDQILSVNITTPLTPYRRRAGSYKPVDRVLLKLWYWLHLYEGNLLVQQVPCKRSSEEVPCTFGHLKPSTQYCVRTVAADMARERSQEAEQCLMTPAGPAAGFPWVLAMPSAFFLLLLLSVAGLYFIQLHVLPSPPETRLPKALALQNSELSVAIQVPPLELEENPLALFLQTELPSHRPSTAGQASTTVPQLLCGLAQDVSGYCGNGFGPDCPEGRDPSCTHSQLGHAWDSQVPSRLEKDGETGDRDHVPEQLVPVGLTGNSYIGDRDSQTPQIWLPLHLQLYFKGQCPALGAGSHLPLPVPSRSCSQEYLQESLGTAGHWVRLSSVKIPASAEEEGGQLLSAPQPLLGGETEPEPGDSAVQRGYSEQAELGVSSPCQLLPSPLSVLRAPAFSGYEPRAPSGSEKWGHPGAPGL from the exons ATGGGCTGTGGTAGGAtgagccctgccctgcacctgctgctgttcctggccagctgctccctgctccagg ggATGCTACTGCGTCCACGGGATGTGAAGCTGGAGGCACGGAACTTCCACGTCTGGCTGCACTGGAAGCCAGACCCCAGCTCACCCAGCTATGCCACTTACGAGGTGGAGTGGAGGAACAG AACCTCGAACTGGACAAAGGCAGATGCCTGCGGGGGGAACAGCAGAAGCTCCTGGGTGTGTGAGCTGTATTTTGACAGGATTCACGATATCTACTGGGCACGGGTGAGAGCGGTGGCCAGAGGTGAGCAGTCCGAGTGGGCCAGTTCCAGCGAGCTGCAGCTATACAGAGACA CAATTGTTGGCCCCCCCAAGTTGTCCTGGCTGCTACAGGATCAAATCCTCAGCGTAAACATCACCACACCACTCACTCCCTACCGGAGAAGAGCTGGTTCCTACAAGCCAGTCGACCGAGTGCTGCTGAAGCTGTGGTACTGGCTACACCTGTACGAGGGGAACCTGCTTGTCCAGCAG GTACCCTGCAAACGGAGCAGTGAGGAAGTGCCTTGCACCTTTGGGCATCTGAAGCCCAGCACACAGTACTGTGTCCGGACGGTGGCTGCAGACATGGCAAGGGAGCGGAGCCAGGAGGCTGAGCAGTGCCTGATGACTCCAGCAGGCCCTGCAG CAGGCTTTCCCTGGGTCCTTGCCATGCCGAGTgccttcttcctgctgctgctactgaGTGTGGCTGGGCTCTACTTCATCCAGCTGCATGTCTTGCCCAGCCCTCCGGAGACGCGCCTCCCAAAAGCACTG GCTCTCCAGAACAGCGAGCTGAGTGTGGCCATACAGGTGCCTCCCCTCGAGCTTGAGGAGAACCCACTGGCCCTGTTCCTGCAGACTGAGCTCCCCTCCCACAGGCCAtccacagctgggcaggcaTCAACCACagtcccacagctcctctgcgGCCTTGCCCAGGATGTGAGTGGCTACTGTGGCAATGGGTTTGGCCCAGACTGCCCTGAGGGAAGGGACCCATCCTGCACCCACAGCCAGCTGGGGCACGCCTGGGATTCCCAGGTCCCATCACGGCTGGAGAAGGATGGGGAGACAGGTGATAGGGATCATGTGCCAGAACAGCTGGTGCCAGTGGGACTGACTGGAAACAGCTACAtaggtgacagggacagccagACACCTCAGATATGGCTCCCCCTGCACCTCCAGCTTTACTTTAAAggccagtgcccagccctgggcgCAGGCAGCCACCTTCCTCTGCCCGTGccgagcaggagctgcagccaggagtaCCTGCAGGAGAGTCTCGGCACGGCTGGACACTGGGTCCGGCTCAGCTCCGTGAAGATCCCGGCCAGTgcggaggaggagggagggcagctcctctctgctccccagcccctgctgggcGGCGAGACTGAGCCGGAGCCAGGTGACAGCGCCGTGCAGCGAGGCTACTCGGAGCAGGCAGAACTGGGTgtctccagcccctgccagctgctccccTCGCCCCTCAGCGTCCTGCGGGCGCCTGCCTTCTCTGGCTACGAGCCACGTGCCCCATCTGGCAGTGAGAAGTGGGGGCACCCTGGAGCTCCCGGGCTATGA
- the LOC116450795 gene encoding uncharacterized protein LOC116450795 isoform X4: MKTWWLPFLELVSEHKVSSAIVGPPKLSWLLQDQILSVNITTPLTPYRRRAGSYKPVDRVLLKLWYWLHLYEGNLLVQQVPCKRSSEEVPCTFGHLKPSTQYCVRTVAADMARERSQEAEQCLMTPAGPAAGFPWVLAMPSAFFLLLLLSVAGLYFIQLHVLPSPPETRLPKALALQNSELSVAIQVPPLELEENPLALFLQTELPSHRPSTAGQASTTVPQLLCGLAQDVSGYCGNGFGPDCPEGRDPSCTHSQLGHAWDSQVPSRLEKDGETGDRDHVPEQLVPVGLTGNSYIGDRDSQTPQIWLPLHLQLYFKGQCPALGAGSHLPLPVPSRSCSQEYLQESLGTAGHWVRLSSVKIPASAEEEGGQLLSAPQPLLGGETEPEPGDSAVQRGYSEQAELGVSSPCQLLPSPLSVLRAPAFSGYEPRAPSGSEKWGHPGAPGL, translated from the exons ATGAAGACCTGGTGGCTGCCATTCCTAGAGCTGGTTTCAGAGCACAAAGTGTCATCAG CAATTGTTGGCCCCCCCAAGTTGTCCTGGCTGCTACAGGATCAAATCCTCAGCGTAAACATCACCACACCACTCACTCCCTACCGGAGAAGAGCTGGTTCCTACAAGCCAGTCGACCGAGTGCTGCTGAAGCTGTGGTACTGGCTACACCTGTACGAGGGGAACCTGCTTGTCCAGCAG GTACCCTGCAAACGGAGCAGTGAGGAAGTGCCTTGCACCTTTGGGCATCTGAAGCCCAGCACACAGTACTGTGTCCGGACGGTGGCTGCAGACATGGCAAGGGAGCGGAGCCAGGAGGCTGAGCAGTGCCTGATGACTCCAGCAGGCCCTGCAG CAGGCTTTCCCTGGGTCCTTGCCATGCCGAGTgccttcttcctgctgctgctactgaGTGTGGCTGGGCTCTACTTCATCCAGCTGCATGTCTTGCCCAGCCCTCCGGAGACGCGCCTCCCAAAAGCACTG GCTCTCCAGAACAGCGAGCTGAGTGTGGCCATACAGGTGCCTCCCCTCGAGCTTGAGGAGAACCCACTGGCCCTGTTCCTGCAGACTGAGCTCCCCTCCCACAGGCCAtccacagctgggcaggcaTCAACCACagtcccacagctcctctgcgGCCTTGCCCAGGATGTGAGTGGCTACTGTGGCAATGGGTTTGGCCCAGACTGCCCTGAGGGAAGGGACCCATCCTGCACCCACAGCCAGCTGGGGCACGCCTGGGATTCCCAGGTCCCATCACGGCTGGAGAAGGATGGGGAGACAGGTGATAGGGATCATGTGCCAGAACAGCTGGTGCCAGTGGGACTGACTGGAAACAGCTACAtaggtgacagggacagccagACACCTCAGATATGGCTCCCCCTGCACCTCCAGCTTTACTTTAAAggccagtgcccagccctgggcgCAGGCAGCCACCTTCCTCTGCCCGTGccgagcaggagctgcagccaggagtaCCTGCAGGAGAGTCTCGGCACGGCTGGACACTGGGTCCGGCTCAGCTCCGTGAAGATCCCGGCCAGTgcggaggaggagggagggcagctcctctctgctccccagcccctgctgggcGGCGAGACTGAGCCGGAGCCAGGTGACAGCGCCGTGCAGCGAGGCTACTCGGAGCAGGCAGAACTGGGTgtctccagcccctgccagctgctccccTCGCCCCTCAGCGTCCTGCGGGCGCCTGCCTTCTCTGGCTACGAGCCACGTGCCCCATCTGGCAGTGAGAAGTGGGGGCACCCTGGAGCTCCCGGGCTATGA